The genomic interval CGGCTCATCATCGCTTCGGGTTTGCTCTTGGATAGCACTCTCTTCTTGGATAAGGTACCCTTCTCTGCTCTTCCCATCCTAACTCTTCTCTAGACCTCTTAAGTGGTCGGATTTATCCTCCTTGACGTGTTAAGATCGCTTTCATTTCTGATTCTTCCTGAATTATCCGATATATTTCTTGATCTAGATGGATGCATTCTTTTGTGGTGTACCTGTATTTTTTATGGAAAAGGAAATCACAAACGTGTCATACTTGGGCCGTCGTGGCACCTGATCACTTTCTGGTGGCCTCTGCACAAGATGTTTTCCAATACAAATATGAAGAGCTCAGAGCTCACTAACCTTTTGGGGAGTGTAGGTGGTGAATTGTCCCAATAACTCAGGAGGATTCTCCCTGCTCGGTCAATGAGTTATGTTGATGGGTGTAGTTTCTTTCAAGTTCTTTGAGGGGTTCTTTTGCACACTTGACATGGAGGTCTGCATTTTTTCCAAATGCACACTTTTCTTCTCGGGCCAACATTTCATCATAAGTGCTCGGTGTTATCTTTATCGGCGATTTGGGAAAGTCGTTCTTTTAAGCCCCTGGATAAAGGCTCTTATCCGAGATGGAGGTGGGGACCTCAATGACCATAGCACTGAATCTCTGTATGTACCTGCGCAAGCCCTCGTGCTCTTGTTGTTTAATGGGAAAAAAAAAGGTAAATGAGGTGGTTGGTTGTTTCATGTAGGGATCCGAACTTAACTCAATTCTTAATTATTTTctgggaataattaatcaattataataaacagggtctaaatttttttttttaaaatacaaagcggaaacgttatgtaatttacttcaaattacatattaaacataaacatacaaatcttgtgttatctacaagaattcaactaggttcaactatatatCAGTGTCGGATCCTACATTGcgtcgaagcccggatctccacgctatctagtccagcctcgttctcttcttgaccctgatcctatcccagcagttgtcatgcacacatacaaagatgacaacagccggataactccggtgagagttatattctcagtataaatcatgtatatataaaatcatataatcaatataaacgtATATAACagacattcataacatgtatccaactcagaacataaattcatatcaagaataaatcctattctaaacatgtaccatcatcaggaacataaatcgacattaccatattcaggaacataaccaacataaatcaatacaaacTGTCAattagactcgtgactccacattTTAGACTAgtctcaatcctagtctagggatcccgattttcagatgttggtattcctatatcgaccaacagtaatagaaaagactctagatctatccacgtcgatataaccaaacatctagtgtcttgacctaaccgtcatagactgtggtcctatcgccaatacactatcttgtgacatcgtgcaatgtgcccgtggctatcccgccactatcagatacttctgtcacaagattactcgtctaatgcatgctcctataactccatagaacagacatttaataaaatcaataatcacaataataaacataataataagtatgtgatttagggaaactgaagtacatcctacttgagtcgatgtcccaataatacattgacttatacctttatcttctcggtctgacgaagacgaagtcccgacttcaactctgtccatactcaatctgataatgacaatcgaATAGATACAATGtcagtatataactcagttcaaaacctgttctgataaatactcaaatcaaaacataatctgatcaatgccAATCGACCTATAGTaccacaatacaatctcaaccaataccgaatctgatcaatatcaatttacggatgtttcgacggcataaaaATACAATCTTTATAACCCCGTCGGTCCCAACATCACATAAATAGTATCAgcactcataatcaatatcggtacgaatcataatctcaacgataataaATCTGATGtcgattctcaatcaaatcgattccgaaaatcataacaattcattctgacttcacatatacaatgtctaatggatcagaaacaccatacatGATTTCtattcaattatgacaatatcatatttttaaacgatatctaaacgtaacaaaacttacgtccagttgaagctgtCGTCGCTAGAAACACGGTGTTgaactcagattcaaaatcagacggacggaatTTTCGTGACGTTCAATTTTCACACATCAGGAACTTGGAGCTTCGGTTCCTATCTTCTTTTGTTTCTGAGTAATTGACgttgcttttatatatatatatatatatatatatatatatatatatatatatatatatatatatatatatatatatatatatatatatatatatatatatatatatatatatatatatatatatatatatatatatatatatatatatatatatacacacgtcgCACGGTGATGGCAAGTGGCATCCTTTCGCTTTGCAtgattcgcgcatatgcacgcccgagtgccgcgcatatgcgccgagagctCTGTCCGAATATTTatcagctcgcgcatatgcgcgtcctctactctcgcatatgcgcgaggcccacTGTCTCGGCATGTAATGTCCTcggctgctcgcgcatatgcgcgaggtcttctgcacatctcgcgcatatgcacgcaccactcgcgcatatgcgcgcccactcctcgcgcatatgcgcgcccactcctcgcgcatatgcacgcaccactcgcgcatatgcgcgcccactcctcgcgcatatgcgcgaggtcttctgcacatctcacgcatatgcacgcacccgtgtcgcgcatatgcgccaggtgtactgtcctcgcacatatttcgTGTTTCCTTCCGTCTTTCCCGATCTAATCCATTCCGTTTATAACACATTCAATTACCAATAGATCATAATAATTATCGCCAAaacatttcagattacggtaatcaaattctcgggccttacatttcaaCTGCTCGCAAACTGGTGAAGGAAAGCTTTGATGATATccaagaatgtttgaatatccCCTTGTAGGAGAGAGCAGATTGAATCACTATTAGGCCGACCTCATCAAGGTGGTAAGGAAAACCCGACACTTGATGAGGACATAATATTGGTGTAACAAGGCAGGATTCTCAAAACGAAACAAGTGTTCTTCTGGAACTCCCTTGCCATCATATTCCCCATCATTTGGGAATCTGAAAATCTGCAGAAGCTCGGAAGCCAATATCTCCACAGAAAAGAGGACGATTCATGTCGGCAGAGGTGGGCTGCATTCTGAGTTACCCTTGGATGTTCCATCTCCTCCCTTAATCTCGTCATTTCTTCAACTTGGGCTTCTTGATTTGGTGATGGAGAAGGTGGATTCCGCTCCCGCTCGGAAGCCAATATCTCCACAGAAAAGAGGACGATTCAAATCGACAGAGGTGGGCTGCATTCTGAGTTACCCTTGGATGTTCCATCTCCTCCCTTAATCACTTCTTTTCTTCAACTTGGGCTTCTTGATTTGGTGATGGAGAAGGTGGATTCCGCTTCCGTAGCTGGTTTAGCACATATTCCATAGTGGTTGTAACCCATTTGAGTGAGTTCCACCATATCGAAACCAAGATTTTTGTAATCCTCccgatttttattttcctgatcTTCATTCTCTTTGTTACCCTCCTCTTTCCTCTTCTCGGATTCACCATATTCTCCAAGGGACATCACACTTGAATCGATTGATTTGAAGTTgtggatttcaaattcatttttacttggATGATGAATTTCATATGCATGCCTTTGTTAATTTATATAAATGTTATGACAACTGTATGACTTTAAAATACATTTAAGATAgtatcatttcaaattcttcttcAAATCTCTttcatcaaatcaaatcattcgTACCAAGCACATCTAATTTGGCAAAACGTGGCGTATGATTGGTTCAGCGCACAATTTTCCAAATAATATTACACATGATGAAATAAACATACCGTGCTAATAGAAACTGAATCGTCAAACAAACTTAAATCATTACTTACATGGATTGTGTGTGTTCCTGATATCACAAGCTAATGATACCTAATACATATGCTGAATTGAACTATCCAAAAACTTCTTATTCCTAGTCACTTTCTTCTTGTTCATATAAATGCTCCAAATTATTGTGGCACACGCGGAAAAAATCACTAAACGTATACATGCGCCAGTTCTTGCAGTGCATACAACAAAAAATCAGCATATAAAAGAATTGCTTTATAGGTATGGGAGAGCATCTAAGTAGATTAGCCGTTGAAGTTTTATGGTAGATTTCCTGCGTCGAGGGAAAACGAGGAAATGAAGAAACAACTACTTTGTCATGAATGAACTTTTACAGCTGCAGCCACCCACTGCACTTGGATTCTTCGACACCTGAATATAAAGAAATTCATCATGGGgttcgctaaatatagcgacacaCAAAAACTTTCGATGAATTCAACTGCTTCCTTTTCActacttaattaataaattatctATTCACGAGGGAAACAAACAAAGAGAGTTTCAAAGATGCAGTAAAAACTCTAATTTTTGGGGAATATCCGTTTCTTAAGTCTGATATCCCTGAAAGAGAGTTAGGGAAGAACTATTAGCTTTTTGTAATATACTTAGCTGTAGGCTTAGAGTGACTAAAACTACCCAAAATGAAATTACTACACTTAACATTTTATCGCAACACAATCGAAGGTCATTATCTTGAAGGCATCCATTTTTCTCTTTCCTATTAGTATCGCTTTGCTAGCCAGCGAGAGGAGAGTCGGGTGGAAAGTTTTGAGGATACAGGGAAAGTACTTACAGATTGGGGGGAGAGAGGCGCATGTAAGAGAAAATTCCTGGAACATGTCAAGACAAGAGGATTTCAAGAAGTTATAGGTGAAGACATCTAAGTTAAATAGATTGCAAATATCTTCAAGCTTCTGTCATGGTAAAAGAAACAGAAGTGTGATTTATTCCAACATAAAGAATAAAAATAATGAAGCCTGATTTATGCTAATTTACTCCCTTTTTCACATAACCTTTTCAGCGTAAATTTTACCACTGAAACACTTCTAACAACATAAAAGGACAAGGTTGCCACAATGCTAGTGCAATTGGAACCAGGTTGGTTTGCCCATAGCAGTAAGATAAACGAAGATTTAGACACAAGGAGATCATACTTAACAATATTTCAGAGATTTTCTTTCAGCAATACAGTCTGAACAGGAGACTTCTTACGCTACCATTGGTTTACGGTGAGTTTTGGTTCAACTTGTGAATGAGTAGTATGCAGGATATCAGAAAGAAATCCATAAGCACTAAATTTATTGTCCATTTTGTTCTACTTCTACAAGTGAGTTTAAGCTCGTATAAGAAGTGGCAGTAAAAGCAAGTCAGAAAATCAAAACATAACATCTAATATAACATACTAGGAGGAGACAATCTCAGCAAAAAGGCACAACCAAGAATGTTAATCCTGCTGATGTAGATGACTATGCGTGATCATCATGGCCCACGAATGTTATTTATTCTGTTATCCAAAGGAATGGATATGTTTAACTATTCGAGCATGGATTGGTTAAAGAACTGATATTTTTTGCAGGAATACAGTAGATGAATGGATACAGCTGACAGAGCTATGATTAAATAAAGTCACGGTACCAGTCATATTGAACTGACCTGAAAAGCAGAACGGATCAGATCCTCCACAAAATCAACAGTTGCAACTTTAACAAAGCCATGGGAAATTTCGTCAACAACCACTTTAACTCCATCCTGCTCAAAAACCCTGCAAAAACTCGGAATTAAAAGATATATTTCCATAGGAGACCTACACGAAATATTATCAGAAAATCTAATCGACTCAAATATATTTGTTGTAGAACAACAGCAAAACTACCCATCCCATGATCCTGGAAAGCAAATTGCACCTGTCATCATCATTAATTGTGTCATCAAGAGAAAATTTATACTGGAAACCAGAGCAACCTCCAGCTTCTATGCACAAGCGCAACAACTTCTCACTGCCCTCATCAGCTTGCAACTCTATCATTCTCTACGTAACATTAGCTCATGAGTTGAACTACACAAAGATTGTCAAAAACTTGCTCAAGAACGTGAATTACACGTCCTGAAATATAAGTTCGTAGAAGTACAATAAAAgcataatgaaaattaaaaacAGTCATTACTCCATCACGGTATCACCTTAACCTGAAATACAGTAGATACGAGTCTTAAAAGGCATCAATCTCATAATCGAAGCGATCGCTCTCCTCAATCTCGAAGCTCGTAACAAACCAATCTCTTAAATTTCCACACCtcatgtaacgccccgaaaatttaaagtccacgcgaaccatatgcatgcaattattaaattctcttgtattttaattgctaTCGAATTATGTGTCATACATGCTTATTATGATTTTATGGACATTCTGCATGAAATTgcatttttaaagattattcatgcgacgatcgaggaacggagaccgggggctGATTAATgtgaaaaaaatgttttaattaaacaattaattttaattatttgatttgaGGGAGATGGCTTCTCGTATTTTTGAAACAAGaaattttgaggtgattttatacgtcgagactaatttttatcggtgttggattttcaattaAAATGCGACCTTTTGAGcagtccggctatttaattcactaactatttttatgaaaaccattttataaattgattaaGAGCCTAGCTTGCACCAGTGGGCTTAATTAAGAGTTTATTTGGCCTTAAGCCTTTTTAACAAttaattaacatattaaaaagagATTTAAACCCTAAGCTAAGCACTCCACTCACTCTCACACACGTTCACGCCGCTaaaagaattttcagaaaaccaaAAACTCTTCCACGGGAAAACAGCAGCTCTCGGCCGTGAGGAGCTTCAGTTTTCCTTTCAAGGTTCAAAGGAAATTAGCTCGGTTCTCTCCGTTCTTCATCGCCATCGGTATTTCGTGCGTTAacgacgcaaaggcacgccaataTCTTCCTTTTCTCGTCCATTACATCATactattgatttaaattatgtTTGTGCGAAGAacatgaagtcttattccagaaAATTCAGTTTTTACGTGTACGTGCTACGAACTAACGTTCTCATGTGTCGATTCATGTCTTGTATGTAattaggggctgccatgatactAGGTTGAGACTAGGTAAGGATTAAGCATGTTTTGGGAATCTTAAACACTCACCCTAACACCACAAAGAATTTAAGGAACGGCAGTAGCGGAACATGCAACCATGTTGTTGCTGTCATGCGTGAGGGTTGGGGGTTTCAAGCACCAGGGAGAGGGCTGGCCTTGGCAGCGGTTCAGGGCTGGCTAGGGACTTGGGTGAGACTAGActagagtcctagccaagctaaGATTCGAGCCTGAGGGTTGGCAGGAGTCCTGTTATACAAGGACTCCTGCCTGCGCGCATGCACAGGTTCTGTGCAGGAGGCGCGCTGAGTTCTGTGAGCGAAGGGCAGGTTCCAGGGCTCGTGGGTTAGGTTAGGGCGAGTCCTCTGGGTCCTTGTTAAGTGCTCAAGGTGTCGGTTCAAGGGCTGGAGTGTGGGCTGGGGCCATAAGTTCACAAATTAGACTCCacgaaaaaaataatattctcggCCATTGCATTGGAGTAGATTAGGACCTTCGTTTTTGCTTTGGGCATGGTATCTCGGTGGGTTGAGGGTCCAATAGGGTAATTTATGATGTTGGTCAAGTTTTGGACCaacatggttcgggggtaactcggaAAAATCGGAAGTTGGCTCGGGGTTGAAGTTCGAGTGTCAAATTGAGTTTTAAAAGTAAAGaaaattggaaaacggctcacgagGGTCGGGTCGTGGTCCATaaaagctaaaataatataaaagactaaatttagaatttaggaattttatattaaagtttggtatttttcgggattaaaacaccgttaaaataactaataaaagataaattgaaaagtctaagttttaagccaaataaaattacgagaaAATTCTTATAAGCTTAAAtgtttatttgggacatgttagagtcatgaaatcaagaaaaaagtcagaAACGAAattgtcgagtccaggggtaaaacggtctttttacacctaaaattagtaacggtcatggcagtgccctaaatgctgtttttatgatattatattcattgttaaatgcttatgaaatgctcatgatttatttatgatttattttaaatgtccatgaaatgTTATGATTaaagttgacatttaaaatacatggtgcatgcttggtttcaaaagaaaatatattcatgcatgattttatgaggtgatgaaaacatgaaaacattgatgaaagtgaagtaattgtgactatgaggatttgaggatttgaggttatgatcaagaataggccaaggctcagttgacgatcatgtgtcgctgatgtccccgccgcccagtactgtggtttcatgtagatggtaccatcgtcatgtcatgtcatgtcatgtcacgtcaagaaagtcacaattaacgatctgaattcaatcaaggaaaagataaagttatgatcatgaaaagaatcacgtcatgctattatgtcatgttatcatgttatgttatgatcaaggaaaaggtaaaggttcaggttcatgttatgcatttcatgaaaatatttacgaaaatgttcatgctcaagtttatgcattttcatgaaatgatattttaagtacaagtattttcactgttgcatgtgattttatatctATTACTCGTTACAAAGTTTTGGTGtgtagagtctttagactcactaggtgtgatggatgcaggtgaggttgagggagggcttgacacatgagatgactggactgaaggtgcacacaacccgaggaccagcgcttctactgtttttccgcactcatgattaTGGAATATGATTTcacgttaaaagatttttaaaaccatttatttatgctttagagtggttttggggaggaaaatacgtttcacgattattgctttctaggtttggtaactcatgcgattattttattttatgacgttagcaattgatttttaaatgctagctagcgaatgttctagatcatgcacaaaaatattttattaaaatatttttatgttgaccgaaatttaaaaaaaaaaaaatctagtgcATTTTAAACAAAAGAACACGAGACGTTTCACCTCATGTTGGATCCgattttctacacgcccaaacgcaacggaagatttaaaatttttattttattttgaaaaacaaaataatattgctttggacgttcgtatgatttaacaaaacattcatagggtgttagaaatttatacctttgtgaatagatcacttggctccaactgatCCGATATAAACAGATCTATCTCTTGATGATtctctacgaactttcttcaataaTCTCCTTATTtgatcctcctatcaagtccacgactagattgcttgatcctcttctaatttgcactagaaaaatagaagagattttacgtaggagagaaataattgagagacggctcaaaccctaaaataatcaa from Primulina eburnea isolate SZY01 chromosome 17, ASM2296580v1, whole genome shotgun sequence carries:
- the LOC140818654 gene encoding iron-sulfur assembly protein IscA-like 2, mitochondrial isoform X2 → METTSGSLISQLSPYLSARLRQNSRLLSSSSAPREPRNLSPESPDDLHLTDSCVRRMIELQADEGSEKLLRLCIEAGGCSGFQYKFSLDDTINDDDRVFEQDGVKVVVDEISHGFVKVATVDFVEDLIRSAFQEFSLTCASLPPICVEESKCSGWLQL
- the LOC140818654 gene encoding iron-sulfur assembly protein IscA-like 2, mitochondrial isoform X4, with the protein product MIELQADEGSEKLLRLCIEAGGCSGFQYKFSLDDTINDDDRVFEQDGVKVVVDEISHGFVKVATVDFVEDLIRSAFQKLEDICNLFNLDVFTYNFLKSSCLDMFQEFSLTCASLPPICVEESKCSGWLQL
- the LOC140818654 gene encoding iron-sulfur assembly protein IscA-like 2, mitochondrial isoform X1, producing METTSGSLISQLSPYLSARLRQNSRLLSSSSAPREPRNLSPESPDDLHLTDSCVRRMIELQADEGSEKLLRLCIEAGGCSGFQYKFSLDDTINDDDRVFEQDGVKVVVDEISHGFVKVATVDFVEDLIRSAFQKLEDICNLFNLDVFTYNFLKSSCLDMFQEFSLTCASLPPICVEESKCSGWLQL
- the LOC140818654 gene encoding iron-sulfur assembly protein IscA-like 2, mitochondrial isoform X3 — protein: METTSGSLISQLSPYLSARLRQNSRLLSSSSAPREPRNLSPESPDDLHLTDSCVRRMIELQADEGSEKLLRLCIEAGGCSGFQYKFSLDDTINDDDRVFEQDGVKVVVDEISHGFVKVATVDFVEDLIRSAFQVSKNPSAVGGCSCKSSFMTK